One Pseudomonas sp. MH9.2 DNA segment encodes these proteins:
- a CDS encoding ATP-binding protein, translating into MMSLRVRLSLILGSVFVLIWALAAAWMLCDLRSQMMLSLDQRLGASAHMVAGLLEQLPTPGKSDGTPLSAEQLGIPGGLACQVSSLRGEVLVRSHADPDQALDAQQSGFHDQLINDEHWRSFTLTQGDLRITTADRQAERDTLQHSILLAASVPVAVALFGSLALLWLGIGQGLAPLNRMRDALKRRSADSVEPLHVPDLPSELQPLLDTQNQLFQRIAQTLERERRLTGDAAHELRSPLTAIKTHLQVARMTEGPVRDRSLAHAEEGADRLHRTLEQLLLLARVEGSLSFDDGVQCSAEEVARLAIHDASPGDSSRIELHMPKNLSLAAVEMPAVLAVAALRNLLDNALRHTPADAHVELSLEADVHTACFHVRDHGPGIASEDLQHLTERFWRNGKSPGSGLGLAIVQAIVQRCACSLTFDSQPDGLRVELRVPLRSNQAE; encoded by the coding sequence ATGATGAGTTTAAGGGTGCGCCTGAGCCTGATTCTCGGGTCGGTATTCGTGTTGATCTGGGCCCTGGCGGCGGCCTGGATGCTCTGCGATTTGCGCAGCCAGATGATGCTGTCCCTCGACCAGCGTCTGGGCGCGTCGGCGCACATGGTTGCCGGTCTGCTCGAGCAGTTGCCGACCCCCGGCAAAAGTGACGGCACGCCGCTGAGTGCCGAGCAATTGGGTATTCCCGGCGGGCTCGCGTGCCAGGTCAGTTCGCTGCGGGGGGAGGTGCTGGTGCGCAGTCATGCCGACCCCGATCAGGCCCTCGACGCCCAGCAGTCCGGCTTTCACGATCAATTGATCAATGACGAACACTGGCGCAGTTTCACCCTGACCCAGGGGGATCTGCGCATTACCACGGCGGATCGACAGGCTGAACGCGACACCCTCCAGCATTCCATCTTGCTCGCGGCGTCGGTGCCGGTGGCGGTGGCCTTGTTCGGTAGCCTGGCGTTGCTGTGGCTGGGCATTGGTCAGGGTTTGGCGCCGCTCAATCGAATGCGCGATGCCTTGAAGCGGCGCAGTGCGGATTCCGTCGAGCCGTTGCACGTCCCCGATCTGCCCAGCGAGCTGCAGCCGTTACTGGACACCCAGAATCAATTGTTCCAGCGCATCGCCCAGACCCTTGAGCGCGAGCGCCGCCTGACCGGCGATGCCGCCCATGAACTGCGCAGTCCGCTGACCGCTATCAAAACCCACCTGCAAGTGGCGCGCATGACCGAAGGTCCGGTGCGGGATCGCTCATTGGCCCACGCGGAAGAGGGGGCCGACCGTCTGCACCGAACCCTGGAGCAATTGCTGTTACTGGCCAGGGTGGAGGGCAGTCTGTCGTTTGATGATGGGGTGCAGTGCAGTGCTGAAGAGGTTGCGCGGTTGGCCATCCACGACGCTAGCCCGGGCGATAGTTCGCGCATCGAACTGCACATGCCGAAAAATCTCTCCCTCGCGGCGGTGGAGATGCCCGCGGTATTGGCCGTTGCCGCGTTGCGCAATCTGCTGGATAACGCGTTGCGCCACACGCCTGCCGATGCGCATGTCGAGCTGAGCCTTGAGGCCGATGTGCATACCGCCTGCTTCCATGTGCGCGACCACGGCCCTGGCATTGCGAGCGAGGACCTGCAGCACCTCACCGAACGTTTCTGGCGCAACGGTAAAAGCCCTGGAAGCGGCCTGGGCCTGGCCATCGTCCAGGCCATTGTTCAGCGCTGCGCCTGCTCCCTGACATTCGACAGTCAGCCGGATGGTTTGCGCGTCGAGCTGCGGGTGCCACTGCGGAGCAATCAGGCGGAGTAG